A single Anopheles arabiensis isolate DONGOLA chromosome 2, AaraD3, whole genome shotgun sequence DNA region contains:
- the LOC120893265 gene encoding larval cuticle protein A2B-like isoform X2, with product MAFKFAVFAAIVAVASAVAIHPSPLGAYHAPLGAYHAPLGAYHAPLGAYHAPLGAYPAVAKVAAPLAVAKVAAPYAEYDANPQYSYSYAVADAVTGDNKNQQESRSGDVVTGSYSLVEPDGTRRTVEYNADPINGFNAVVHREPLAVKAVAPIAKYAAPLAYPAVAKVAAPYAPYGYPAYGKAILG from the exons ATGGCATTCAAA TTCGCCGTCTTCGCCGCCATCGTGGCCGTCGCCAGCGCCGTCGCCATCCACCCATCTCCGTTGGGAGCTTACCACGCTCCGCTCGGAGCCTACCACGCTCCTCTGGGTGCCTACCACGCTCCGCTCGGAGCCTACCATGCCCCGCTCGGAGCTTACCCTGCTGTGGCCAAGGTCGCTGCTCCTCTGGCGGTCGCTAAGGTTGCTGCTCCGTACGCTGAATACGATGCCAACCCTCAGTACAGCTACAGCTATGCCGTTGCC GATGCCGTGACTGGAGACAACAAGAACCAGCAGGAGTCCCGCTCCGGAGATGTTGTGACTGGATCCTACTCGCTGGTCGAGCCCGATGGCACCCGTCGTACTGTTGAGTACAACGCTGACCCCATCAACGGATTCAACGCCGTCGTCCACCGTGAGCCGCTGGCCGTCAAGGCTGTCGCCCCAATTGCCAAGTACGCTGCCCCGCTGGCCTACCCCGCCGTCGCCAAGGTTGCTGCCCCGTACGCTCCTTACGGATACCCAGCCTACGGCAAGGCCATCCTTGGTTAA
- the LOC120893268 gene encoding larval cuticle protein A2B-like has product MAFKFAVFAAIVAVASAVAIHPSPLGAYHAPLGAYHAPLGAYHAPLGAYPAVAKVAAPLAVAKVAAPYAEYDANPQYSYSYAVADAVTGDNKNQQESRSGDVVTGSYSLVEPDGTRRTVEYNADPINGFNAVVHREPLAVKAVAPIAKYAAPLAYPAVAKVAAPYAPYGYPAYGKAILG; this is encoded by the exons ATGGCATTCAAA TTCGCCGTCTTCGCCGCCATCGTGGCCGTCGCCAGCGCCGTCGCCATCCACCCCTCTCCGTTGGGAGCTTACCACGCTCCGCTCGGAGCCTACCATGCTCCGCTCGGAGCCTACCACGCTCCTCTGGGAGCTTATCCTGCTGTGGCCAAGGTCGCTGCTCCTCTTGCCGTCGCTAAGGTTGCTGCTCCGTACGCTGAATACGATGCCAACCCTCAGTACAGCTACAGCTATGCCGTTGCC GATGCCGTGACTGGAGACAACAAGAACCAGCAGGAGTCCCGCTCCGGAGATGTTGTGACTGGATCCTACTCGCTGGTCGAGCCCGATGGCACCCGTCGTACTGTTGAGTACAACGCTGACCCCATCAACGGATTCAACGCCGTCGTCCACCGTGAGCCGCTGGCCGTCAAGGCTGTCGCCCCAATTGCCAAGTACGCTGCCCCGCTGGCCTACCCCGCCGTCGCCAAGGTTGCTGCCCCGTACGCTCCTTACGGATACCCAGCCTACGGCAAGGCCATCCTTGGTTAA
- the LOC120893272 gene encoding cuticle protein 21-like, whose amino-acid sequence MALRFAVLAAFVATASAVAIGYPAPYGAYPAVAKVASPLADYDPNPQYSYSYAVSDALTGDNKSQQESRSGDVVSGSYSLIEPDGTQRVVEYTADPVNGFNAVVHRGAGVVKAVAPVAKFAAPLAYPAVAKVAAPLYG is encoded by the exons ATGGCCCTCCGG TTTGCCGTTCTTGCCGCGTTCGTCGCTACCGCCAGTGCCGTCGCCATTGGATATCCGGCTCCCTACGGGGCATACCCGGCGGTGGCCAAGGTTGCTTCTCCGTTGGCCGACTACGACCCCAACCCACAGTACAGCTACAGTTACGCAGTATCG GATGCTCTCACCGGTGACAACAAGAGCCAGCAGGAGTCCCGCTCGGGAGATGTCGTCAGCGGATCGTACTCGCTCATCGAACCCGATGGCACCCAGCGTGTCGTTGAGTACACTGCTGACCCGGTCAACGGATTCAACGCCGTCGTCCACCGTGGAGCTGGTGTGGTAAAGGCTGTGGCCCCAGTAGCCAAGTTCGCTGCTCCGCTGGCCTATCCCGCCGTCGCCAAGGTTGCGGCTCCGCTGTACGGTTAA
- the LOC120893271 gene encoding larval cuticle protein A2B-like — translation MAFKFAVFAAIVAVANAVAIGYPAPLGAYPAVAKVAAPVVAKVADDYDPNPQYSYSYHIADALTGDNKEQQESRSGDVVTGSYSLVEPDGTRRVVEYTADPVNGFNAVVHREPLAVKAVAPVAKIAAPLAYPAVAKVAAPYAPYGYPGYGKAILG, via the exons ATGGCATTCAAA TTCGCCGTCTTCGCCGCCATCGTGGCCGTCGCTAACGCCGTCGCCATCGGATACCCAGCCCCGTTGGGAGCTTACCCGGCTGTGGCCAAGGTTGCCGCCCCGGTTGTTGCCAAGGTTGCCGATGACTACGACCCCAACCCGCAGTACAGCTACAGCTACCACATTGCC GATGCTCTCACCGGTGACAACAAGGAACAGCAGGAGTCCCGCTCGGGAGATGTTGTGACTGGCTCGTACTCGCTGGTTGAGCCCGATGGCACCCGCCGTGTCGTTGAGTACACTGCCGATCCCGTCAACGGATTCAACGCCGTCGTCCACCGTGAGCCGCTGGCCGTCAAGGCTGTCGCCCCCGTTGCCAAGATCGCTGCTCCGCTGGCCTACCCCGCCGTCGCCAAGGTTGCTGCCCCGTACGCTCCCTACGGATACCCCGGCTACGGCAAGGCCATCCTTGGTTAA